From a region of the Fischerella sp. JS2 genome:
- a CDS encoding DICT sensory domain-containing protein: MSISTSVLIDLLQAIPHLRPQLYFKASLTALSHAMEDQVLAATLEQPLVIASFQRERFYRQEAHRYQRLAQRSNQVYVLAAPETDFTNSSEFYEKIAFEADDALSQEWHLVVIAQNYATCLVCRESLGSLAKNIRLRELSPSLDMDAARRFEGIWTAERGVSLQAAELLLQRILVYRPELTEKIEQARQRFGIGGRKKITSNAKQLLSEYACDIDTDPFVQRLVTYLQASQYKLHKAYRSISAQARKERLVNSISTAIRRSLDPQEILTVAAQELGQNLGACRCLIYRAQATDAQAIIEHEFLSPGVSSFLGQTWPLENNPLFQEVVIQSEGVRVVDTLNDSRVINSKALWHIVERYAIRSWLMEPVLFQGRLLGIVELHYCGETPHDWHPGELDLVEAIATQIGAALIQAEAYANLEEFNRQLEALDRTRTNLIAITGHELRTPLSTIQVCLESLATEPDMPLELRQVMLNTALSDSERMRKLIQDFLTLSNLESGRVEWHPESLTLQECVDLALSRLRTRLAGDEKLPQITTELASNLPLVRADGDWLVEVIAKLVDNGCKFTPPDGQITIKAIRNNSKMVEVTVADTGRGIEPNRLEVVFDRFYQEEGALRRSTGGTGLGLAICRQIVNGWGGEIWAESQGKNQGSQFHFTIPIIEGSQEKRPSRLKG, from the coding sequence ATGAGCATTTCAACTTCCGTGCTGATTGATTTGCTACAGGCTATACCCCACCTGCGGCCCCAACTATACTTCAAAGCTTCGCTAACGGCGTTGTCCCATGCGATGGAGGATCAGGTTTTAGCTGCTACTCTCGAGCAGCCCTTGGTTATTGCTAGCTTTCAAAGAGAGCGATTTTATCGCCAGGAAGCTCATCGCTATCAGCGGCTTGCTCAACGAAGTAACCAGGTATACGTATTAGCTGCGCCAGAAACTGATTTTACTAACAGCTCGGAATTTTATGAAAAGATAGCTTTTGAGGCAGACGATGCTCTCAGTCAAGAGTGGCATCTGGTGGTCATAGCCCAAAACTATGCCACTTGTTTAGTTTGCCGGGAAAGTCTTGGTTCTTTAGCCAAAAACATTCGACTAAGAGAATTAAGTCCTAGTCTGGATATGGACGCAGCGCGAAGATTTGAAGGAATTTGGACGGCGGAACGGGGAGTAAGCCTGCAAGCTGCCGAACTATTGTTGCAGAGGATTTTAGTTTATAGACCAGAGTTAACAGAGAAAATCGAGCAAGCCCGCCAGCGTTTTGGTATCGGGGGACGTAAGAAGATTACTTCAAATGCAAAGCAATTACTGAGTGAATATGCCTGCGATATTGACACCGATCCATTTGTGCAACGTTTGGTGACTTATTTGCAAGCGAGTCAGTACAAATTGCATAAAGCCTACCGTTCCATCTCCGCCCAAGCACGTAAAGAAAGACTAGTTAATTCAATTAGTACTGCGATTAGGCGATCGCTTGATCCTCAAGAAATCCTCACAGTAGCAGCCCAAGAACTAGGACAAAACTTGGGGGCTTGTCGCTGTTTGATTTACCGCGCTCAAGCTACAGATGCTCAAGCGATCATTGAACACGAGTTTTTAAGTCCTGGTGTTTCATCTTTTTTGGGACAAACTTGGCCCTTAGAAAACAATCCTCTGTTCCAAGAAGTGGTAATCCAGAGTGAAGGCGTCCGAGTTGTAGATACTCTTAATGACTCGCGGGTAATTAACTCGAAAGCACTGTGGCATATTGTAGAGAGATATGCCATTCGCTCTTGGCTCATGGAACCAGTACTTTTTCAAGGACGACTGTTGGGCATTGTAGAATTGCACTATTGTGGCGAAACTCCCCATGATTGGCATCCTGGAGAATTAGATTTGGTAGAAGCGATCGCCACTCAAATAGGGGCAGCTCTGATTCAAGCCGAAGCTTACGCCAACTTAGAAGAATTTAATCGGCAATTAGAAGCCTTAGACCGTACACGTACCAACTTGATTGCGATCACAGGTCATGAATTGCGTACACCTCTGTCTACAATTCAAGTGTGCTTGGAAAGCCTTGCTACAGAACCGGATATGCCTCTAGAATTGCGACAGGTGATGCTCAACACAGCTCTTTCTGACTCCGAACGGATGCGAAAACTCATCCAAGATTTCCTGACGCTTTCCAACTTAGAAAGTGGACGAGTAGAATGGCATCCGGAGTCATTAACTTTACAAGAGTGTGTAGACCTAGCACTTAGTCGTCTTCGCACTCGTCTAGCAGGGGATGAAAAATTGCCCCAAATCACAACAGAATTGGCAAGCAACCTGCCTTTAGTCAGGGCTGACGGTGATTGGTTGGTAGAGGTGATAGCAAAACTCGTAGACAACGGTTGCAAATTCACACCACCAGACGGGCAAATTACCATTAAGGCTATTCGCAATAATAGTAAGATGGTCGAGGTGACTGTGGCAGACACAGGGCGAGGTATAGAACCTAATCGTTTAGAAGTAGTTTTTGACCGTTTTTATCAAGAAGAGGGAGCTCTCAGACGCAGTACAGGTGGTACTGGTTTGGGCTTAGCCATATGTCGTCAAATCGTCAATGGCTGGGGTGGTGAAATTTGGGCAGAATCACAGGGTAAAAACCAGGGTAGTCAGTTTCATTTCACCATACCCATTATTGAGGGAAGTCAGGAAAAAAGACCATCAAGACTCAAGGGTTAG
- a CDS encoding photosystem I reaction center subunit II: MAETLSGQTPIFGGSTGGLLKKAEVEEKYAITWTSPKQQVFEMPTGGSAIMRQGQNLLYLARKEQGIALGGQLRKFKITDYKIYRIYPNGETVYIHPADGVFPEKVNQGREKVRYNDRRIGQNPSPSKVKFSGTATYDAPNSQ, translated from the coding sequence ATGGCAGAAACACTTTCTGGACAAACTCCGATCTTTGGCGGCAGCACTGGTGGCTTGCTCAAAAAAGCAGAAGTCGAAGAGAAATACGCTATCACTTGGACTAGCCCAAAACAGCAAGTTTTTGAAATGCCTACTGGTGGCTCTGCTATTATGCGGCAAGGACAAAACTTGCTATATTTAGCTCGTAAAGAGCAAGGTATCGCTCTAGGTGGTCAACTTCGGAAATTTAAAATCACAGATTACAAAATTTACCGGATTTATCCCAACGGCGAAACAGTTTACATTCATCCAGCTGATGGTGTCTTCCCTGAGAAGGTTAACCAAGGCCGCGAGAAAGTAAGGTACAACGATCGCAGAATCGGTCAAAATCCCAGTCCTTCTAAAGTCAAATTCAGCGGCACAGCTACCTACGACGCTCCTAATTCACAATAA